The Deltaproteobacteria bacterium genome contains a region encoding:
- a CDS encoding retroviral-like aspartic protease, whose product MLLDSGADVTLIPRAAATRLGVAHIPGKQYELVGFDGRTSFASAVHLKLTLMERTFRGQFLLIDQEYGILGRNILNILPIVLDGPRLQWSELEQPQA is encoded by the coding sequence ATGCTGCTTGACTCGGGGGCTGATGTTACGTTGATTCCGCGTGCCGCTGCGACTCGGCTGGGTGTTGCGCACATTCCCGGTAAGCAGTACGAGCTTGTCGGTTTCGATGGAAGGACGAGTTTCGCCTCCGCGGTGCACTTGAAGCTCACCCTCATGGAACGTACGTTTCGGGGGCAGTTCCTGCTGATCGACCAGGAGTACGGTATTCTCGGTCGCAACATTCTCAATATCCTTCCAATCGTGCTCGACGGTCCACGGCTCCAGTGGAGTGAGTTGGAGCAGCCGCAGGCGTAG